One Brachybacterium kimchii genomic window carries:
- a CDS encoding 4a-hydroxytetrahydrobiopterin dehydratase — MADPKKTLTASEISEAAPAGWTLDGEQLTARFATGDFATGLALVDRIGASAEEANHHPDIVLTYPEVTVTLSSHDVGGITSRDIDLARLASGHAEALGVAVGEG, encoded by the coding sequence CGAAGAAGACCTTGACCGCATCGGAGATCAGCGAGGCCGCCCCGGCGGGGTGGACGCTCGACGGTGAGCAGCTCACCGCCCGCTTCGCCACGGGCGACTTCGCCACCGGGCTCGCCCTCGTGGACCGCATCGGCGCCTCGGCAGAGGAGGCGAATCACCACCCGGACATCGTGCTGACGTATCCGGAGGTCACGGTGACGCTGTCCAGCCACGACGTCGGCGGCATCACCTCGCGGGACATCGACCTCGCACGGCTGGCCAGCGGGCACGCGGAGGCGTTGGGTGTCGCGGTGGGCGAGGGGTGA